In Rutidosis leptorrhynchoides isolate AG116_Rl617_1_P2 chromosome 2, CSIRO_AGI_Rlap_v1, whole genome shotgun sequence, one genomic interval encodes:
- the LOC139893022 gene encoding uncharacterized protein: MDSAAVLRSFHYSVGTVAPLRAASFERPGVVQGSTFGLNLVSSQKKQTRARVSCVKSSEVSVVDMTNGSVEKKTSTFPNGFEELLLSVCDETQIAELKMKIGGFEMHLKRSIKSTGPIIPLVSPTEAPPIPSKPMNESAPATSASPPSSKTTPFTNIPMEKSKKLAALEASGAGGYVLVSCPTVGTFRKSRTIKGKKQPVLIKEGDIIKEGQTICYLDQFGTELPVKVRYNILISIVVFASRL; this comes from the exons ATGGATTCTGCTGCTGTCTTGCGCTCTTTTCACT ATTCTGTGGGCACTGTTGCACCTTTGCGTGCTGCATCATTTGAGAGACCTGGTGTGGTTCAAGGTTCAACATTTGGTTTGAATCTTGTTTCTTCTCAAAAAAAGCAAACGAGGGCTCGCGTGTCGTGTGTGAAATCATCTGAAGTTTCCGTAGTAGACATGACCAATG GATCAGTGGAGAAGAAGACTTCAACCTTTCCTAATGGCTTTGAA GAACTGCTTTTGAGCGTCTGTGATGAGACACAAATTGCTGAGCTGAAAATGAAA ATTGGCGGATTCGAAATGCATCTAAAGAGAAGCATTAAATCAACGGGACCCATCATCCCTCTCGTTTCACCTACAGAAGCACCACCGATCCCTAGCAAACCGATGAACGAATCGGCCCCTGCCACCTCAGCATCACCACCTTCATCAAAAACAACACCATTTACAAATATCCCAATGGAGAAATCAAAGAAATTGGCAGCACTGGAAGCTTCTGGTGCCGGTGGATATGTTCTTGTCTCATGCCCAACG GTTGGAACATTCCGGAAGAGCAGGACAATCAAAGGGAAGAAGCAGCCTGTGCTCATAAAAGAG GGTGACATTATAAAGGAAGGACAAACCATATGCTATCTGGACCAGTTTGGCACTGAACTTCCAGTGAAGGTgagatataatatattaatatccaTAGTGGTTTTTGCATCCAGGTTATAA